One Aphidius gifuensis isolate YNYX2018 linkage group LG5, ASM1490517v1, whole genome shotgun sequence genomic region harbors:
- the LOC122858211 gene encoding uncharacterized protein LOC122858211, protein MIRMGPLFISQPRLKKICKDGKNEFLSTCFTKYTFRSDENDSVDEIHEKANDLKYLLNLCGFNLTRLDVSCYPTSQIMPIITANCLNLEKLFLGFKEIMSQDFENCFSNMSQLKNLTIEWHCENSTLPMTLAKSIEQISGTLKTLGLLCMLKGNDIFSPDSLASVFPRLIALDCLHIRGFGLSQLLLQSIGEMKNVVHLKLHQRNNYPVWDTRVNMYPIGNLKNLESLHIDCNDGVRDEFLINLCNNAKRLKFLYITGTHITDIGMSAINNLEQLEVFNLLLTFLGPGLITNKFITNESVQCLFNPKLRFLDISNCINITDKGVFELLKNLPKLRCLSIENTKLTSGAIKKIWNLPKLRNGELNVFYPTKTANVSI, encoded by the exons ATGATTCGCATGGGTCCTCTATTTATTAGTCAACCACGActcaaaaaaa tatgtAAAGATGGGAAGAATGAGTTTCTTTCTACATGCTTTACAAAATATACATTTCGGAGCGATGAAAATGATTCAGTTGATGAAATACATGAAAAAGCAAATGATTTAAAGTACCTACTGAATCTCTGtggatttaatttaacaaggCTAGATGTATCATGTTATCCTACTTCTCAAATAATGCCAATAATCACTGCTAATTGTCTAAATCTTGAGAAGCTTTTTTTAggattcaaagaaataatgagtcaagattttgaaaattgtttttctaataTGTCTCAACTTAAAAATCTAACGATTGAATGGCACTGTGAAAACTCAACTCTACCAATGACTTTAGCCAAGTCAATAGAACAAATTAGTGGAACCTTGAAAACGTTAGGACTTTTATGTATGTTGAAAGGAAATGATATTTTCTCACCCGATTCATTGGCTTca gtatttCCTCGACTAATTGCTTTGGATTGTTTACACATAAGGGGTTTTGGACTAAGTCAACTATTACTCCAGTCGATAggtgaaatgaaaaatgtgGTCCATCTAAAATTACATCAGCGAAATAATTATCCAGTGTGGGATACAAGAGTCAATATGTATCCAATtgggaatttaaaaaatctcgaGTCGTTACATATTGATTGTAATGATGGTGTTAGAgatgaatttttgattaatctttGTAACAATGCTAAAAgattaaagtttttatatataactggCACACATATAACTGATATTGGTATGAgtgcaattaataatttagaacAATTAGAAGTTTTCAATCTTCTTTTGACTTTTTTGGGTCCGGGattaataacaaacaaatttatcacTAATGAATcagttcaatgtttatttaatccaAAATTGAGATTCTTGGACATATCAAATTGCATTAATATCACGGATAAAGGGGTATTTGAACttcttaaaaatttaccaaaattaaGATGTTTAAGCATTGAAAATACAAAGCTCACTAGTGGagctatcaaaaaaatatggaacTTA